TGGTACTGGTATTATTGTATTTGTCGTATTGTGCATTTTTGGTATTGTTGCTTTTGGAAAAATTAATCTTCAGGATAGAAAAAAAGAGTTAGATCTTATGATGAACTCCTTAGAGAAGCAGATTAGTGATGAGGAAGAAAGAAAAATAGATATTAAAAATCTTGAAGCCTATGTTCAAACTAAAGGCTATATAGAAGAGGTTGCCAGGGATCAATTAGGCCTGGTTTATGAAGATGAGATTATCTTCAAGGAGGATGACAATTAGTTTAAAAAATATTTTTAATATGATATTTTTTACCATTGACTTTTAATAAGAAAGTATATATAATAACACTTGTGACTTTGGCGAAGTAGCTCAGTTGGCGAGAGCATGCGGTTCATACCCGCAGTGTCGGCGGTTCAAATCCGTCCTTCGCTATTTTTTTATGTCCAAAAGGGTCCGGTTAGATTTTAACCGGGCCCTTTCTTAATTTCTTAAAATAATTTAAGCTCCTATATTCGATGTAATCAGTCTTTTGAAAGAGTTCTTGTCAAAAAGTTTTTCTATTGCAGTGCTTGTTTTTGACAAAGATTTTACCCTACTGTGCCTATAATAAGCAGCATAACTAAAAAGGCAGCCTAGATACATCAATAGGTAACAAAAAGGAGCGAAGCAAAATGAAAAATATCAGGAAAAACGCTATCTTGATTTATGTTATTGGGTTTGTCATAGCAAGGGCCACATTCCTTGGAATAAATCCCCTGGCCATCGGATATTTTACGGCAGCATATTTAGATAAGGCCAGACCCGGATTACTTTTTATAACCATATTAGCAGGAATAGGCTCGGCTATGGCTCCTACAATGGTACTTAAATATTTGCTTTCGATGATTAGCTCGGTTGTTTTATTGGAGTCACCCTATTTAAAGAAAAGAGAACTGCCTTTGCAGCTTTACTTTTATATACCGGCAATAACCTTGGGTATATTTGCCATGATGGAAGCAGGGGCATATGGATGGGATCCTAAGATGATTTTTATGGCTATATTAGAAGCTATAATAGCCTATGTATCAGGGATGATATTTAGCCTGGGGACAGGATTTTTCCTAAAACAGCCTAAGGGAATGAAAATGACCAATGAAGAAATGATATCATTAAGTCTAATGGTTGCAGTACTTATTTATGCCCTACCGGAGGTTAGCAGCCCCTATATAGCCCCTATAGAAACAGTGGTTTATTTTGTTATACTTTTGTTTACATATAAGTATGGGGTAGGACAGGGGGCAGTCACCGGTGCGGTATCAGGGTTTGCATTAAGTCTTCGTGGAGCCCCTATTCATATTATTAGTCTGCTTACCATGATGGGAATTGTACCTGCCTTGTTTAGAAGTATCGGAAGAATTCCCACTGCCGCTGTTTTTTCACTGACAAGTGCAATTATAAGCCTGCTATATGGGGAAATAGCAGTATCATCTAGGGAAATAGCTGCCTTAAGTTCAGCCCTATTGTTATTTTTACTATTGCCAAAAACAATAATTTATAGAGTAGATAATGATAAGAATGGTATAGGCCAAAGTCTAATGTCCTTAGACAATTTAAAAAAGCTTGCCAATAACAGGATGAAGACATTTTCGGAATCATTTTTAAAGCTATCAAAAACTTTAGAAAGTATTGCCGAAGGGCAAGAAAAAAATATACAAAAAGAAATAGATGCAATCTTTGAAGATATATCAGAAAGACTTTGTAAAAATTGTAAAAACTGTAGTTTTTGTTGGGAAAACAATTTTCAGGAGGCATATAATGCAGCTTGTAATATGTTTGATGTGGCTCAAAAGAAAGGATATATCGAGGAAAAAGATATACCGCAGTATTTTTTAGATTATTGTATATGTGCCCATGAGTTGGTGCTAGAAACCAATAGGGGATTTGAAATTGCTAAGATTAATAATCTATGGGCAAATCGGCTGGCAGAAAGTAGGGAAGTGATTGCCGGCCAGCTTAAAGAAGTATCCAATGCTATAAATACACTAACCGGGGATATATATAAAGCAGCAAGAGTTATGGAAAATGATGAGAGCAAGGTTATTAAAAAATTAGGGGCACATAATATAGATGTTAAAAATATTATAATATTGGAAAGAGGGGGCAGACGAAAAGAACTGATTATTAATGCCGCTGTAGGAAGAAATCATTTTATTACCACTAAAGAAGCTGCAGCATGGATATCAGAAGCCTTAGGAATGAAATTTGCAGTATCAGAGATATCAAAATCAGTTTTTTCAAAAGAGTACGAGGAGTATTGTTTTGTTGAGGATACAAAGTTCAAGGTGTTAACCGGTGTTGCAAGGGCTATGAAAGAGAATATTTCCGGTGATAATTTTTCTATTATAAATTTGGATAATGGTGAAATGGTTATAGCCCTTTCAGACGGCATGGGAACCGGAAAAGAAGCCTGTGAAGAAAGTGAAACGGTTCTTTCATTGCTGGAGCAATTTTTAGAAGCAGGATTTAAAATAGAAACTGCAATCAGAATGATAAATTCCAATCTGGTACTTAAACCTGAAAAACAAGCCTTTTCAACTATAGATATGGGAACTATTAATTTATATACTGCTATGTGTGAGTTTGTTAAAATCGGTGCAGCTTCTACCTTTATTAAGAGAAATAATTGGGTGGAAACAATCAGTTCCACAACGTTACCCATTGGTATGTTAAAGGTTGTTGATTACGATTCTGTAACAAAAAAGCTATATGAAGGGGATATTATTATAATGGTATCAGATGGGGTTTTAGACTGCTTAAATGAAGATAATAAAGAAGCTTATATGGAGAAGTTAATTATGAATATACAAAGCAATAACCCACAGGAAATAGCCAACCGTATTCTAGATCATGCTCTATCACAATCAAATTATATTCCTATGGATGACATTACCGTAATTACGGCAGGAATCTGGCTAAAATAAGGAAGTATGAAAAGGGCATTGAAATTTAATGGGGAAAGGATTAGAATACAATTGAAAGAAAATATACAGATTTTAACCGAACAGGAGTAATATGTTAGAAAAAGTTCATGGATATATCAAATCCTATAATCTAATAGAAAAAGGAGACAGAATTCTTATAGCTGTGTCCGGCGGAGCTGATTCTGTATGTCTATTGCATATATTATCAGATCTTTATAGAGATTCGGATGTAAGTTTGTATGCAGTGCATGTTCACCATGGCATAAGAGATGAGGAAGCAGACCGGGATGAGGCTTTTGTAAAATCCTTATGTGATAGGCTTAAAATTACTTTTACTTCCTACCATTTCGATGTGAGGGCAATTGCAAAAAAGGAGGGACTTTCTGAAGAAGAAGCCGGAAGAAAAGTCAGGTATGAAACTTTCCTTTCTGCCTCAATAAAAAACAGGTGTAATAAGGTTGCAATTGCACATAATAAAAATGATAATGCAGAAACAATTCTCTTTAATTTGTTTAGAGGAACCGGAATAAAAGGACTAACCGGAATAGATCCCAAGCTTACTATGAAGACGGATACCGGTAATATTACCATTATCCGTCCGATTTTGTTTGTAACCCGAAAAGAAATTGAAGATTATTTATCCCAACATGGACTGCATTATCAAGTAGATTCTACGAATATGCAAAATATTTATACCAGAAATAAGATTCGCCATAGGATATTAGATTATGTAGTAAATGAAATTAATAAAAATGCCATAGAGCATATTACAAATGCAGCTAATCATCTAAAGGAAGCTGACAATTTTATTGAAAAATACACTAAAGACCGTTACACTGCCATAGTAAAAGAATATGAAAATTTTTTTGAATATGATGTCAAAGATTTTAGTTTTGAGGATATAGTAATACAAAAGGGTATTGTGCGAAAAATCCTAGGAAGCTTGGCAGGCAGGCTAAAAGACATTGAAGCTAAGCATGTGGATGAGGTACTTGCCTTAGGCAAAAAAGAGGTAGGAAGGCAAATACATCTTCCCTATGGAATTATTGCCGTAAAAACATATGATACGATTAAAATATACCTTACTAATTCTCAAAAAAAGTGTAAGGATATAACTTTTAAGCCGGTGGATATTAAAATTCCCGGTAAGACTTATCTAGAAGCATATAAATTATATTTTGAAACAGAAATTAAGAACTATAAAAAAAATGAACCAATTCCTAAAAATAGTTGTATGAAATGGTTTGATTATGATAAAATAGAAAATACTCTTAAACTTAGAACCAGAAAAGCAGGAGATTATCTGCAAATCAATAGTCAAGGGGGAAGAAAAAAGCTTAAGGAATATTTTATTGATTCCAAGATTCCGAAAGAAGAAAGGGATCAAATACTATTACTAGTAGATGGAAGCCATGTGGTATGGATTATAGGACATGGTAACAGGATTAGTGAAAAATATAAAATAAAGGATCAAACAAAAAAGATTCTATCTATAAAATTAAATTTCGATGATATTAATAATTGCAAAGGAGAAGAATGATGACAGAAAATATTAAGGTCATGATATCAGAAGAAGAGGTACAAAAAAGAATTGAAGAATTGGCAGATCAAATCAGTAAGGACTATGAGGGAAAAAGTGTACATCTAATTTGTATACTAAAGGGTAGTGTATTTTTTAGCTGTGACTTGGCAAAAAGGATTACTGTTCCTGTAACTATAGATTTTATGTCAGTTTCAAGTTATGGTAATGAATTAGTAAGTTCCGGAAGAGTAAGGATTGTAAAAGATCTTGACGAATCCATTCAAGATAAAGATGTCTTAATAATAGAAGATATTATTGATTCCGGTAGAACTTTAGCCTATCTTGTTGAATTATTAAGTGCCAGATCCCCTAGAAGTTTAAATATCTGCACCTTGCTTGATAAGCCGGAAAGAAGGGTTACTGATGTTAAAGTTAAGTATGTAGGATTTGAAATACCGGACGAATTTGTTGTAGGATACGGACTTGATTATCAGCAAAATCTAAGGAACTTACCCTATATAGGTGTTATATAATCCATTTTTTTCATATATCATATTTAAGTAGATAAAATTTACAAAGAAGGAGGTTGTTTGGTGAGGAAACAAATGAAGGGATATGGTTTTTACCTGGTAATTCTGGCAATTGTATTTATGACGGTTTTCCTATCCGATAGTTTTGAAAGTTATAATCAGAATGCATATAATCGTTCCCAATTTATTAGTGATTTAGAACAGGGAAGGATTGCTTATGTTGATATATATCCTAATCAGGAAGTATATACAGGTAAAGTTAAGGTGAAATTTACGGATCAGGATCAAAGGGCTAGTTTTTATGCTTCAGATATAAGAGAGATAGAAAGTTTATTAATTGATGCCGATATTAAATACGATATGCACGATATCTCAAAACCCAACTGGTTTTTATCTACAGTCCTTCCATATGTTTTGGTTTTCATAGTAGTCATTGCTCTGTTTTCTTTTTTATCCAATCAGGCGTCTGTTGGAGGAGGAAATAATAAGGTAATGAACTTTGGAAAAAGTCGGGCCAAGATGACTACGGGAGATAACAAAACTACTACTTTTAAAAATGTGGCCGGGCTTGACGAAGAAAAAGATGAATTAAAAGAGATTGTGGATTTCTTAAAATCTCCAAAAAAGTATATCCAGGTAGGAGCCAGAATACCAAAGGGAGTTCTTCTGGTGGGACCTCCCGGAACGGGTAAAACCCTTCTTGCCAAAGCTGTGGCAGGAGAAGCAGGGGTACCGTTCTTTTCTATATCCGGCTCTGATTTTGTGGAAATGTTTGTAGGTGTAGGAGCATCCAGAGTAAGAGATTTGTTTGAAGAAGCTAAGAAAAATTCACCATGTATTGTATTTATCGACGAGATTGATGCTGTGGCAAGACGCAGGGGCACAGGAATGGGTGGCGGACATGATGAAAGAGAACAAACACTAAACCAGCTTCTTGTTGAAATGGACGGTTTTGGTGTAAATGAAGGAATAATCGTCATGGCTGCTACTAACCGTGTAGATATTTTAGACCCGGCCATACTTCGTCCCGGACGATTCGACAGAAAAGTAACAGTAGGACGGCCCGATGTTAAGGGTAGGGAAGAAATTCTTCAGGTTCATGCAAAAGGTAAACCCTTAGGGGATGATGTGGATCTTAAGCAGATTGCCCAGACTACTGCCGGATTTACCGGGGCAGATTTAGAAAATCTAATGAATGAGTCTGCAATCGGTGCCGCAAGAGAGAATAGAACCTATATTACCAGCGAAGATGTTAAAAAGGCCTTTATTAAGGTAGGAATAGGTACAGAAAAGAAGAGCAAAGTAATCAGCGAAAAGGAAAAATTGATTACAGCCTACCATGAAGCCGGTCATGCGATTTTATTCCATGTCCTACCGGATGTAGGACCTGTATATACAGTATCAATAATTCCCACCGGAACCGGAGCCGCTGGATTTACAATGCCCCTTCCCGAAAAGGATGAAATGTTTCTTACTAAGGGCAGGATGCGCCAGGATATTATCGTAGGTCTTGGGGGCAGGGCTGCGGAAGAGTTGGTCTTTGATGACATTACTACAGGAGCTTCCCAGGATATTAAGGTTGCTACTAAAACAGCCAGAGCTATGATAACCCGTTACGGTTTTTCTGAAACCGTAGGCCTGGTAAATTACGAACAAAGCGAAGAAGAGGTATTTATCGGCAGGGATTGGGGACATACAAGAAATTATAGCGAAAATGTAGCAAATAAGATTGACGAGGAAGTAAGAAGTATTATAGACGAATGCTATGCTGAAGCTAAAAGAATTTTGACAGAGCATAGGGATATTCTTGATGCATGTGCTAACCTGCTAATAGAAAAAGAGAGAATATCCAGGGAAGAGTTCGAAGCCTTATTTGAGGCTAAAAAGGAAGAAACCTTGTAAAAAATGACGAAAAACAAGGTCATATTTTGTAAAGTTTGTGCAGACTTATATTAGTTCACATGATATACTATGTATGTAAACCCCAATACATTATATAGTTTTTTGCTACACCCCCATAAGTAACAAAATACCTTCTCCGAAAAAAGGACAGTGCGAACTGTCCTTTTTTTATAGGAAAGTTCGACCTATGTACTTATTGGCATGTGGGAAAATTGAAGATATTCTTAGAATATATGCACATATTAAATATGTGACCAAATTAAATATATAGGCATATTTAATTTATGATTTTATGAAATATAAAAACAAATAAAGTATGTTTTTATATTTCAGGGTAAGAAAATCAAATAAATAATAAGGAAGTGAGAAGGTGTTATGCTTTTACGTTATAATAAAACTCTAAAATACACCTTGTTGTTTCTTATTGGTGGATTTGCTTATGGGGGTATTGAAATTATGTTCAGGGGATACTCACATATATCCATGCTGGCAGCAGGGGGAATATGCTTTATTTTAATAGGATTAATAAATGAAATTTTTTCTTGGGATATTGCTTTTTTAAGCCAAATGGTTATTTCCTCAGTAATTATAACTGTGGTTGAATTTATCTTTGGCCTTGTAGTAAATATATGGATGGGTCTTAATGTTTGGGATTACTCAAATCAGCCTTATAATATAATGGGACAGACTTGCATCCTTTTTTCAATTATCTGGTTCTTTTTATCTCCCCTGGCAATTCTTTTGGATGATTATCTAAGATATTACCTATTGGGAGAAGAAAAGCCCCGATATAAATTGTTCTAGACCTCTTAAGTGGGAAGCAAGACGCAGTATTTATCAAGGAGCTTGTGGGGATGATAGGATAGTTTGGAAGTCCTAAGTCCCATGTCTCCAACATCCTCTTCTCTATTAATATATTTTACCTGCTCTGTTATGGCGTTTTTAGAAAATTCTTTTACTATCATTTGATAGGAGCCATGGTATTGGCGCTTGGCCTTTTCTATATGGCAGTATAGGGTGTCATTTATAACTTCTCCCACAGCCATGGCAACTATTGTTTCATCTACTTGAATAAAACCTCCGATGAGATTAAATTTATTTAAATAAGGCAGAAGCTCCATGGATCTTTTAAGTTCTTCTTTGGCAAGATTAGAGCCTTTATTAAAATCCACTTGATAATCCTGTAAAAATTTAATAACCCTATCCATATTATCCTCAGTTATTTTCTCATAACTATAATTTGGATATAATTTCTTAAATCTATTTATATGGTTTCTTTGGCCACTATATCGCCTTCCAGCCATATTGGACAAGTCCTCAGCCAGATACAGATAATCTGCCCAATCCCTGCTAGGCTCGTCAGGAATAGTTCCATTATATTGATTTACTAATATGGGGATAGCCTCTTCGGGAACGGTACAAAACCATAGGGGAATATCCTGTTTTCTACAATATGATTTTAAGGCAGTCATAACCTTATCTAAGGAGCCGCTTCCTACGGGAAAAGTAAAAGAAGTTCTGTCTAAAAATTTAACTTTGTACAGTATCATATCGTCATATATGGTATACTGTGTATTATAAAAATCCCTCCACATATACATGGCTCCAATGGTATAGTCAGAGGTACGGCTGATTTTATATTTAAAAAATTTTGATGTTTCTAAAATGTTATCTGCATTAATGGGCTTAAAAGAAAGCATAAAATCCTCCATAAGTAGTGATAATATGATAAAATTTACTATAACATATAGATTTGTATATGTCCATTATCTTGACTTGGATATAATATAAATAATCTTAAATTAATTACAACAAATACAAAAGGAAGATAAGAAATGAAAATTTTATTAGTAGCAGTAGATGCCAAATATATTCATACAAATCTTGCGGTCCATAGCTTAAAGGCTTATTCAGAAATATATGGTGACCATATTAATATTGCCCAGTTTTCCATAAATCATTCTAAAGATGATATACTAAGGGGTATATACCTAGAGCAGGCTGATGTTGTAGCTTTTTCTTGTTATATATGGAATATAGGTTTAATACTTAGGGTTATAAAAAGTTTAAGGAAGATACAACCCCAAGTAAAAATATGGTTTGGGGGACCTGAGGTGTCTTATTATCCCAAGGAATACCTATTAAAGTATCAGGAATTGGATGGTATAGTAATAGGTGAGGGAGAAGAGACCTTCTATGAGTTAACCCAGTATTATCTTAATGAAGGTAGAAGTCTTGATTCTATCGACGGAATAGCATATAAGGATAGTGCAAAATTACAGCTTTTAAATGAAAGTCTAAGTAATGGAATAACTATTACTTCACCTCGTAAATCAATGGCATTAGATAAACTACCTTTTGCCTATGAGAATATGGAAAGTCATAAAAATAAAATTATCTATTATGAAAGCAGCAGAGGATGTCCATATTCATGTAGCTATTGTTTATCCTCGGCTAATCGTGGGGTTAGACTTCGTAATTTAGACCTGGTAAAAAAAGAATTAAAAATATTTCTAGATAATATGGTACCACAAGTTAAATTTGTAGACAGAACATTTAACTGTAATAAAAGTCATGCCATGGAAATCTGGCGTTTTATTAAGGAAAATGATAATGGTATAACAAACTTTCATTTTGAGATTACAGCTGATTTGTTAAGCCAGGAGGAGTTGAAGCTTTTAGAAAGCTTAAGACCGGGGCTAATTCAGCTGGAAATAGGAGTGCAGACTACAAATCCTGATACTATGAAGGCCATAAAAAGAACCGTAGACTTTAAGACTTTATCTGAAAATGTAAAACGGATAAAGAAGGCCCATAATATTCATCAGCATCTTGATTTAATTGCAGGTTTACCTTTAGAGGACTTTGCCTCTTTTGAAAAGTCCTTTAATGATGTATATGGGCTAAAACCTGACCAGCTTCAGTTAGGCTTTTTAAAAGTATTAAAAGGCTCTATTATAGAAAAGGATTGTAAAGAATATGGAATTGTATATAACGATGAAGCTCCTTATGAAGTCCTATATACAAATCATCTATCTTATGATGAAATATTAGAATTAAAGGGTATATGTGATATGGTGGAGGTATATTACAATAGTGGTCAATTTGCATACTCTATGGAGTATCTAGAACACTTTTTTGATTCTCCAATGAAGCTTTATCAATCCCTTTATCACTATTATCATAAGAAAGGTCTATACACCCTGGCTCATTCTAGAATGAGGCGCTATGAGATACTTTTAGATTTTTTCAAAGATCTAATAGCTAGTAATAAAGAGAAATCTTCATTAGAGTGGGAAGTGTTTAAAGAAATTATTTTATTTGATTTATGTTTGAGGGAAGGATTAAAGAACAGGCCTGATTACTTTGGCCCTCCTATTGAATATCATAAATATCGAAAAATATGCGATGAGCAAAAGGCTAGCAGAGCAAGAACACATCTAGAAAAATTTAATTACGATGTAATAAGCTGTGCAAGAACCGGCAAAGCCATAAAGAAGAACCATATAATTCTATTTGATTATGGCAGCAGGGATCCTTTAAACAATTCGGCAAAGATAAAGATACTGTTAGATGAATAATAACAATGTGACAAGATTGGTGCAAGAATTTGCACTATATAAATGAGGTGGTTATATGTCAGGAGTAAGGATTTCAAAAAAGGAAAAAGAAAGAATAGAAAATATAATTTCTGAACTGAACAGGGTATATGGAACAGAGAATAGATGCTTTTTACACCATGAAACCCCTTGGCAGCTGTTAATTGCCACCATACTTAGTGCCCAGTGTACAGATGACCGGGTTAATCAGGTTACTGAGACTCTTTTTAAAAAATACCCTAGACTTGAGGATTTTGCCAATGCTAATCAAAAGGAACTGGAAAAAGATATTCATTCCACGGGATTTTATAAAAATAAAGCAAAAAATATTATTGCCTGTGCACAGAGGCTAATTAAGGTATATGATGGAATTGTACCGAAAGATATAGAAGATTTAGTGAGCCTGGCAGGGGTAGGCAGAAAAACAGCCAATGTGATACGGGGTAATATTTATAATGAACCCAGTATTGTAGTAGATACCCATGTAAAGAGGGTATCCAAGCGTCTGGGGCTTACCAAAGAAGAAGACCCGGTAAAAATTGAATTTGATTTAATGAAAAAATTGCCCACCAAGCAGTGGATACCGTATAATATACAAATTATAACCCATGGGAGAAGTATATGTTCAGCCAGAAATCCCAAATGTGAGCAGTGTTTTCTTAAGGAGTTTTGTACATATGGAAAAAAGTATAAAGAAACCTTAAGTAAACAAGAAAAACAAAGGAAAAACCCCTTGATTGAAGGGGTGAAATAACATAAAATAATAACAACACTTCTAACTTAAGTAGTGTTGTTTAATCAAGATTTTTTAAAGTCAATAGTTTGGATATTAGCTCATCTTGATTGCGGACACCTGTTGTGGGAATAAGCTTTATAAGCTCATTAATTTTATCAGGACTACCTTGCTCTAGATATATCCTAGCCAAAAGCTCATAAGTTTTTCGTACATCGGTTTTGCAGTCTATGGCAGTTTCTAGTACGGCAAGGGCTTCTTTATAGTAGCCTTGTTGATAAAGGCGTTCGCCCCATTTTTGAAGAATGGATACTAAAACAGTAAAATTATTATCATATTCAGCCAGCAAATTAATATTTGCAGCTCCATATTTTAATTTCAGCTCTGTGTTTGAAAGACCGCTTAGGTTAAGTATTTTTTTATCGGATTGTGAAAGAATAATATCACGATAGGAATTAATTGTTGCATCATCATGATCTTTCATGGGGAGCTTATCATATGGAATCTGGATATAGTTCAAGTGGGATATATCGACTTTTCTTGTTTGATTAGCCTGAGACTCTTTTTTTAAGAATTCTTGCCGACTTTTTTTTGACAGCCTATTGCTTTTAAATATTTCATAATTTAACCATAGGACAAATATAATAACTATACTTAAGGACACAAATGGTTCCACAGGTTTTGCACAACCTTTCCGATAAAACTATATAAGATAATAACATAAAAAAGAAGGTGAAAAAATGATTAATTGGCATAGTAAAAAGACAAAAAAAATCATATCAACAATTATTATTATTGTTCTTATTCTTACAATGACATTGCCTACAATACTAAGTATATTTAACTAATATACATAATCAATTTACAAATGTCAATGAACGAAGTTTTTATTGAAACTTTTAACTTTTATGCTACAATAAGTGATAACTTTAAAATACTAAAGAGCATTTTGTAATTTATGTTATCTAAGTATTATAAAAGGAGGGTGAAAATGGGTAAAAAGTTTATGTTTTTCTATACAGTGATAGCTTTATCTGTATTCATGTTATTTACCGGAAAAACATCAAATGTTTATGCAGCCGAAGATCCTACCATTACTAAGGGTGTTTTCATAGATGAAGTAGATGTTAGCGGAATGACTGCTAAAGAAGCGGAAGAAGCAATAGATAAGTATTTTAATGAACTAAAAAAGAAACAATTAACTGTTATGGTTGATAATAGCAGAGTTACCACCACTTTAGATGAACTTGGATATTCATATAAAATTAATGGTGTTATTGAAGAGGCACTAAAGATTGGTACCAGTGGTAATCTCATTAAAAGATATAAAGAGATGAAAGATATAGCCCATGGCGGAATAAAGTATCCTCTTGAATATAGCTTAGATGAGAATAAAGTCAGAGAATTTGTATCAGTTAAGGTCTCAGAGTATAATGTAGAACCTGTAAATGCGTCTGTATATAGAAATGAGGGCAAATTAATTTATACAAATCATGTTCCCGGAAAACAGGTTAATGTGGAGCCCACTGTCTTAAATATACTTGATAAAATAAAAAATTCTTGGGATAGAAATGATATTACTATTGAAGCTTATATTCAAAATGTTGATCCAATCTATACAAGGGATATTGTTGAAAAGTGTAATACAATTTTAGGCAGCTTTACCACTGAATATGCTAATTCTGCAGAAGGTCGGGCAGCTAATCTTGCTAATGGGGCAAAGTTAATTAATAATACGGTACTTTATCCGGGAGATATTTTTAGCGGATATGAGCATTTGGCACCTTTTACTGAAGAAAACGGTTATTTTTCAGCCGGAGCATATTCTGCAGGTAAGGTTATTGACAGTATCGGTGGAGGGGCCTGCCAGGTAACCACTACATTATATAATGCGGTCCTTGAAGCAGAACTAGAAATTGTTGAGCGTCATGCCCATTCCATGACC
This genomic interval from Herbinix luporum contains the following:
- a CDS encoding B12-binding domain-containing radical SAM protein is translated as MKILLVAVDAKYIHTNLAVHSLKAYSEIYGDHINIAQFSINHSKDDILRGIYLEQADVVAFSCYIWNIGLILRVIKSLRKIQPQVKIWFGGPEVSYYPKEYLLKYQELDGIVIGEGEETFYELTQYYLNEGRSLDSIDGIAYKDSAKLQLLNESLSNGITITSPRKSMALDKLPFAYENMESHKNKIIYYESSRGCPYSCSYCLSSANRGVRLRNLDLVKKELKIFLDNMVPQVKFVDRTFNCNKSHAMEIWRFIKENDNGITNFHFEITADLLSQEELKLLESLRPGLIQLEIGVQTTNPDTMKAIKRTVDFKTLSENVKRIKKAHNIHQHLDLIAGLPLEDFASFEKSFNDVYGLKPDQLQLGFLKVLKGSIIEKDCKEYGIVYNDEAPYEVLYTNHLSYDEILELKGICDMVEVYYNSGQFAYSMEYLEHFFDSPMKLYQSLYHYYHKKGLYTLAHSRMRRYEILLDFFKDLIASNKEKSSLEWEVFKEIILFDLCLREGLKNRPDYFGPPIEYHKYRKICDEQKASRARTHLEKFNYDVISCARTGKAIKKNHIILFDYGSRDPLNNSAKIKILLDE
- the nth gene encoding endonuclease III codes for the protein MSGVRISKKEKERIENIISELNRVYGTENRCFLHHETPWQLLIATILSAQCTDDRVNQVTETLFKKYPRLEDFANANQKELEKDIHSTGFYKNKAKNIIACAQRLIKVYDGIVPKDIEDLVSLAGVGRKTANVIRGNIYNEPSIVVDTHVKRVSKRLGLTKEEDPVKIEFDLMKKLPTKQWIPYNIQIITHGRSICSARNPKCEQCFLKEFCTYGKKYKETLSKQEKQRKNPLIEGVK
- a CDS encoding VanW family protein, which codes for MGKKFMFFYTVIALSVFMLFTGKTSNVYAAEDPTITKGVFIDEVDVSGMTAKEAEEAIDKYFNELKKKQLTVMVDNSRVTTTLDELGYSYKINGVIEEALKIGTSGNLIKRYKEMKDIAHGGIKYPLEYSLDENKVREFVSVKVSEYNVEPVNASVYRNEGKLIYTNHVPGKQVNVEPTVLNILDKIKNSWDRNDITIEAYIQNVDPIYTRDIVEKCNTILGSFTTEYANSAEGRAANLANGAKLINNTVLYPGDIFSGYEHLAPFTEENGYFSAGAYSAGKVIDSIGGGACQVTTTLYNAVLEAELEIVERHAHSMTISYVDLSRDAAIAGTYKDLKFKNNTDVPILIEAYTKGRKITFNIWGCETRDTTNRKIKFETKVLSKTAPPADVIEKDPTKPETYKKVTQSAHTGYRTELYKVVYENGVEVDRILINKSYYSPAPRYITIGTKKVEVAPPKDKTDKNKDTSKEDKDKKPDKKDDSQKEEEKTQDNIENTQTQFEENINWNPEWDEEGFEDE